A section of the Chryseobacterium scophthalmum genome encodes:
- a CDS encoding T9SS type A sorting domain-containing protein translates to MKKVLLLISYPFSDSFVIFNGKNRRNLSFYALLFVLMLSSNVKAQGSFITLPGLSGEDGAFLGPYSNVPRRFQMLIAHAPISLMTNKYISSISFRLQDSHTNSWPISDTTFGSYEIYLSKGVTPPNMQMNFAANITGNQTMVKSGSLTIPAGSVPGGNSSNPYAYTFVFDTPYLYTGGNLVIEIRHTGSNSSTSVPSKAIYTNSTAYGTYLSACWELNTGITVANFSYIKINAVESLGVKSVTIDNGTSVYPNPVKDILYVKSPEEIDEFHVFDLAGRKVFSQKNSSKLSQLKVSSLSKGNYILLLIHKDGNSTSTKFIKD, encoded by the coding sequence ATGAAAAAAGTTCTACTCCTTATTAGTTATCCGTTCTCAGATTCATTTGTTATTTTTAACGGAAAAAACAGAAGAAACCTGAGTTTCTATGCATTGTTGTTCGTATTAATGTTGTCTTCAAACGTTAAAGCGCAGGGCAGTTTTATCACTTTGCCCGGTCTTAGTGGTGAAGATGGGGCTTTTCTGGGACCATATTCAAATGTTCCAAGAAGATTTCAGATGCTTATTGCTCATGCTCCAATTTCTTTAATGACCAACAAATACATTAGCTCGATTTCGTTCAGGCTTCAGGATTCTCATACGAATTCCTGGCCGATTTCTGATACTACATTCGGCAGCTATGAGATTTATCTCAGCAAAGGAGTGACTCCTCCCAATATGCAAATGAACTTTGCAGCCAATATTACCGGGAATCAGACTATGGTGAAATCGGGCAGCCTTACGATCCCTGCAGGCTCTGTTCCTGGCGGAAACAGCAGCAATCCTTACGCTTATACCTTCGTATTCGATACCCCTTATCTTTATACGGGCGGAAATCTTGTTATAGAAATACGCCATACAGGGAGTAATAGTTCTACTTCGGTTCCTTCAAAGGCTATTTATACCAATTCCACAGCTTATGGAACCTACTTGTCTGCATGTTGGGAGCTGAATACTGGCATCACAGTGGCTAATTTTTCTTATATCAAAATCAATGCGGTAGAAAGTCTGGGTGTAAAATCTGTGACGATTGATAATGGTACGTCAGTTTATCCCAACCCTGTAAAAGATATTCTTTATGTAAAATCTCCTGAAGAAATTGATGAGTTTCATGTATTCGATCTTGCAGGCCGTAAAGTTTTTTCACAGAAAAACAGCTCAAAGCTATCGCAACTTAAGGTGTCATCGCTGTCAAAGGGAAATTATATTTTACTACTAATCCATAAAGACGGAAACTCAACCTCTACAAAATTTATTAAAGATTAA